Genomic DNA from Coffea arabica cultivar ET-39 chromosome 7e, Coffea Arabica ET-39 HiFi, whole genome shotgun sequence:
ACTCCTCTAGAAAACTCTCAAACAGAGATTAAGTGCCCAATGCATGGGGCAAAGTATTTCCCCCTTATAGAGGAAATTGATGGTCGCATCCATGTTCTATCTGGGCCCCTGCCCAGCTATGGATCTCCTGATATAATTGACATTGGCTTTGAGGTTTATTATCCTTCAGAGGATAGGTGGGCTGATCTGCCGATTCCTCCTTTTCTCAAAAAAGGTAGTTACTCCACTATGTTTAGGGGCTTCTTTTCATATGTAGTGATTGGTTCAAGGTTGCGTGTTTCGACTGGGGAATACGCGTGTGCTTTTGACACTGTGCAGTGGGAGTGGGAGACTTGTGAGTTATTTTCTGATTTCCCGATTCAACCTCCCGAACGTTATGTGCGACACCTAGATGGTTGTGGTCCTCcatttctttttgagaaaaaagcCATCCTATATAAAGACAATATCTTGTTGTGCATTATGTCCAATGACGGAGCCAAGGGGGGCAGagggggggccatggccccccctaagttttgagaattttaattcataatatgtaaatatgtgtgtaaaataaaattggccccccctaaattttttcaattttagtttatattatgagagttgatatatatatatatatatatatatatatatatatatatgaattagtcatctttgaatggaatttcaattttggcccccaaaaaaaaaaaatcctggctccgtCACTGATTATGTCTACCTTCCATCCTCCTGTCTGTGCCTATCAAATTTGTGATGAGAAAGCGGTAAAAATACCACTTTTATTGGATGGCATACCAGATGGAGTTCCAGTTGATCTTGTTGATTTAGGAAATGATTACTTTGctgtaatactttttgaatACGAAACAGAGGGACAGGCCGAAGATCTGACAATTGTCACTTTCAAGGTGTTTTCAGAAAGAGGGGGAGATGGAGCTCTGAGTTGTGCATTGGTAAGTACAAGGACTTGTAATACAACAGAGAATGGCTCTATTGTGCGTCCCATCTGTTCCTTCATATTGTAAGTTAACGAAAGATTCCATGGTAAAGAGACAAGTGCAAAAAATGCTACTACTAGCAGCTTTCATGGTAGCTGAtcccattttgtttttgtttctggCTAATTCTCTTGTGTTTTCCAATATATAGAAAATGGAGCTTTTGATGAAACTGTTATAGCCAACGGTTTCTTGTTTTTGTGGGGTTTTGTTTCCTTCGGATTGTGTCATATATATAGTCTTGGAgtttgcttcaaaaaaaaaaaagacatgacTGAATTATTCATGTATTTTTCACTAATCAAACTTCACCAGCACTAACTAATGCCTTTTCCATTACTTCAATACAAAAGAAGTAAAGACAAGTGAAGTAGTTTGGCAAAGGTGAACTAAATCCAAGGCAAATATTACAAGGAAAATCAATCACatttgtttaagaactttgattCCAATCCAACGTGACTCCATATAGTAAGAGTCACCAACCTGTGAATACACTCCACACTTGAAATAATGTGAGTTTCCACCTCTACCAGCTGCTTCAAATATGAAAACCCCATCAATGTAAACCTTCAATTTGCTAGCAGCCACCTCATGgattacattaactctgaaccACCTATCATATATGTTGTGTACAAGTACGTTTGCTTGTTCAAAGTATGCAAGGGATCCATTGTAAACCCTAAGCATTAAAGTTGTGTTATGAGGTAGGCTTGCTCCAAAGACTTGCATAATGCACACACCAGAAGTTCCATTTGGAACAAATCCATATCCTTCGAATTGCCAGACTCCTGAGGAGTAAATATAGCCCTAAGCAGTAAGAATGAAGTAATTAGTGAGCTCAAAATTTGTCATCTCAATTAGTGTACTTGTTATTAGGAGAAATGGTAAAGAAACAATAATACTTCTGTTTAATTTGTGTTTTAGTACTTAGTAGTGGCGAGCCCTATTACAATGAttgtattttttgtttttctcatcTTCGATTGTTTATTGAACGAATTGCACCCAAAAGCTAGTACTTCCAGGCGGACTCACATTTATATATTGAATAGATCTGCAATAAATTCCATGTTATGTGGTAAACAATAAAAGAGATCCTGGAAGTTTACAAGTTTTCCCTTCTTGCcttcaaacaaaaattaaataaaagagaCCCGGCAAGGAATTTTACAAGTACAAAAAAGGATATAAAATAACTATAAGTGAAATCTATAGCCTTGTTTTCAGTTGCTCTAGATTTTGCAAAATTCGATTATGGAAAGTGATTGTAGAGAATAATTAGAATTAGTAAAAACTACTCTTAGGTGGATTATGGATTTTAACTTTTTTggctattaaaaaaattataatcgAAATACGAAAACAAACAAGAACATCCAAAAACTGATAATCCAAAATCAGAATGTAAGCTAAAATGATCAACGTAGAACAAGCTAGTGATACCTGGATTATGAAAGAGAGCCACTCATGAAgattttaaatgaaaaaaaaaaaaattttctcctttttgttctgttttaagattttttgtattgaaaaagaaaaatgtacctgaaaaaagggaaacagaagaaaaagataaaagaagaaaaaaacagaATAATTTTTCGAAACTATCAGAGGTAGTCCTTTATCACCTGGAGTTCTTGCTTCCCCAGGAATAACAGTAGAAGATTATAATTACCCTATGCAGTACAatagaagaaaatatataatatcggctttaaaaaaaaagacgaaGAGATAATTCTTTAATGAAGAAGAAAGTTAAGATGCAAAAGGAACATGTGTGGACTTTCAAAAGAATCATTACCACATTAAAATTTAAAGCACTGAAGCATAAAGACCTAAAGTAGTGAATGAGAAATTAAatataatccaaaaaaaaacaagaaaacgaGGGATTTACCTGGATCATAATTTCCGTACGTGGCATCGTGGGACTATTCCGAGACAAAGGGTTATCTGTGGAGTAAACCCAAAGTTTATGGACTCCATCTACGAAGCTGTATCTTTGGTCTACAGGGAGGTCATATGGTTTCTGAATGTGATAAAAGGATGTATTAAATGGGAGTTCAACAAAGCCATCAGTTGGATTAGTTGAGTATACTATGGCAAGTTGAGAAGTATACAAGAGAAAAAAGGctgagaagaaaaggaaaattacaCGGCAAGTAGCCATCCCTATGTATTGCTTCATGCAATAAATTTTGGTATTTGTAGAGCCCCTTAACCATATCATGGCTCGGGACAAAataaatgtaagaaaatatAGGTGCTATAAAGTACTGGCCATATTGAATACTCTCATTTGCAGTGATATCATAAGCATCCAAACGCTGGCAAGATGATTGCAATCAATCACGTATAACCTCAATTCATTGATGTAGTGACTTCACATTTTGGACCTCTTTCTTTAAACGATAGCTAAACTTTGTGTTGTTTGTTGATAGTAACAACACCTTGTGCTATAACATTTTCTGTTTGTATGGGGTTAGTTAATTGGTAAGAGCTCTACACTTTGTGAGGAGCTACTAAACTTTGGCTTTTTAGGCCTTGCTATTAAATATTGCCGCCTTCTATCATCAGAATTTAACGTTTCAATTAGTACATAAAATTTAATATTGAACATCTTCTTGTTATTGGTTAATTAAAAGAGACTCCTTGAAACTACTTCATTCTTTGGAAGGTTCATTCAACAATTAAGACTTTCATAGTCCAAATTCTTACTTGACATAAGATCTAACAAAAAGGAAATCTAAAGTCTAATTAGATGACAATATCCTGAGTTTGGTGGCATTTTCATCCCTCCAAATAGACATGATTTTAACCATTTTTGGAGGGAAAATCATATTATGATTTAAGGTTTAAGATGTTTGTATGACTCTAAAGGACCTAAATAGTTATATACCCGACTACAAATCACTTGAAATTTTTGTTATAGGACCATGTCTATTTAGTATTTTCCAGTTTGCTTTTACCAAGAGAACCTAGCTTTCGGTCTACAATAGTCAATGCGCCTCCCCGAGATGTTACAGCAACATTTGGTCTTTTCTTGCCAAAAACATTTCGCTTGCCAACATTTGGTCTTTAATTGACTTGCCGTTTAGTCACAAAAATTAAAGACATTTAAACATTTCGCTTACACGTTCTTTCATCTTCTGTCTATCCTCGGGTTCTATAGTAAAATTATACTCCCTTCATCCcattttaataattttgtttttctttttcatccgtCCCAAATATAGGTCACTTTCCAATTAAAGAATATAGTTAACTTTTAACTTCTTTAAAATGcccttatataatatattttgcTATCAGTGAATAAACCTACCTTATTCATTAATTACTTTGATTCATGTTTTGAATGGTGCAACTTTCTATCAATATTACTATTGTTATTAATATAACGGTATAATGGTTAGTTATACTGATAATATTcatataagggtattttagaaaaataatagGTTAGATTTACTCTTTCAATAAAGttaaataatttttcttaaattgtgtgaaaaaaatcaagactttcaaagtgggacggagagaGTAATAGAAATTTCTACACATATCGTAATCATATGTTTTACTCTCCAACTCTTTATTATAGGTATTACTCTCTCtatcccactttgatagttttgatttcttgtcccacacaatttaagaaaaattagttaactttgttgaaaGAGTAAATCAAGCCTGttcttttcttaaaatacccttacattgATATTAGGAGTACGATTAATCACTATACCTTTATATTAATTACAACAATAATACTAGAGAAAGTTGCATTTTTTAAGGTATGAATCTAAGCAATTAATGAATGAGGTAGGTTATATTCACCATAACAAAATACActaaataagggtattttagagaaGTTACAAGTTAAATagattttttaatataaaattttaaaagtagactataatttgggacggatgaaaaaaaaaataagactatcaaagtgagaCCGGAGGGGGGAGTAGTGAACACCACTATCACAAAGCCAACAATTTATCTGCCATTTGGAGGCAAATTCTCACCAACGATTAATTCTAAGTTCGGATCATCCTAGGAAACTAAAGAAGATTTATCAGATTGGGAAAAAATTAGATAATGTTTGTCTGACATGAAAAGAGAAGGAAAGTGAAGGAAAATAACTTTCCTCTGATATGTTTATTTGCAGAGAAAAGTGTGGGAAAGTGAAGGAAAGTCAATTATTTTTTCCTCCATGCATGTTTTGTTGGCAGGAatgttgaaaaattttcttgcattttgtcTCCTACAAAATTTACAGGATTTTAACGGAAAATAGTTAGTTACTTACAGAAGTTTCAATAACTGCTACTAACTATCAATGACTTCCCATATTCTCTTGATATTTTTCTTAGTAACCAAACATGTATGAGAaacttattttcattttcctttacCTAGCTTTCCTATATAACTTCCTTTCTATTCAAACAGAGCCTATaaattttgaatgtttttttgtTAGGAAATTTATGAAACCCACCATATAAAATCTTCCCATAATTGTTCATTTTCCTATAAATCTTTTCCTGCTGAAATTCATAGGAAAGTGAGTCAAGGGAAAGTTTCAAataattagattttttttacaACCATTTTCTTTCTAAACTATTTCCTCCATTCTAAACTTCTACATCAATTAGAATAATTTAGAATGTACAATTCAAGCAGGTGGCTTGTAGTTAAacattttattcttattttaacaATTAATGAATTAGtaatttattgaatttattTGACATTAgtagttttttcttttatattttatgctcttttttaatgtttgtatattttttaaataacttatacacatataacacacacacacatatatatatataaacttttTTGTTAAAGAATGTGATTAATTTTCAAGTAAACAACTTTTCCAATATGCaaaatgtttttattattaCATGTTTTTAGTATATTCAATACCAAAAATGAAGAGGTTCAGTattgaatattttctattaATGAACGCACTAACcaattttttcatgattttcggctaaataaacacaataatttatattttcttgtataatttTCTAGTTAACCAAACATATGTGGAAAAgttagtttctttttctttaccttATTTCACTTCCCTTTTCTCATGACACACTTTCTTGCACAACCATCTTGTCAAACAAACAAACGGAGCCTTAGCGTCGTTACCGAGCAGCCAAGATTGAAATTAATAACACATCAGTAAGTTGGGTTTTGAGATTCAGTTCAATGGGtatagaaatttaattctccaaaaattttaaattctttttggTAAATGA
This window encodes:
- the LOC113700589 gene encoding citrate-binding protein-like gives rise to the protein MIWLRGSTNTKIYCMKQYIGMATCRVIFLFFSAFFLLYTSQLAIVYSTNPTDGFVELPFNTSFYHIQKPYDLPVDQRYSFVDGVHKLWVYSTDNPLSRNSPTMPRTEIMIQGYIYSSGVWQFEGYGFVPNGTSGVCIMQVFGASLPHNTTLMLRVYNGSLAYFEQANVLVHNIYDRWFRVNVIHEVAASKLKVYIDGVFIFEAAGRGGNSHYFKCGVYSQVGDSYYMESRWIGIKVLKQM